The DNA segment ATTCCCGCAGGCGCAGGTGACCAGGACTTCGTGATAATCGGGATGAATGCCTTGTTTCATCAAATCTCCTCCCCGCCCTGAACCAGAACGGTTCAGGGCCTGTCGAGGATTCGCTCTCCGCACGGCGAGGTCTGGCGGCTCAAAAGCAAACGGAAAGTTTACACGAAACCCATGGATGGAGCAACCGGCCGCGCGGCCGTGCAAGAGGATGCCGCCGGCCCGCCGATCGAAGCAAAAAACCAGCCCCGGGCCTTCGGCGAAGGGTACTCCTCGCCTGCTTGTGGAGAAGGGAACCCAACTGGAACTATTTCTTGAAAAGCTGATCGAACTTCTTTCGCGCGTCATCGGCCGAGACAGCGGCGCCCGATTTGCGGGTGAGGTCAACGGACTCGCGCGGCTCAAAATAATCGCAGGAGTTGGCCCGATCCTTGTAGCGCTGCCACTCGGCCTTCGGCTCGCGGCATTCCTTCTTGACCGCCGGATCAAAGAAACGGCAATTCTTGCAAACGTGAACCGGCGAGCGGCAACGCTCGCAGGCGGCTGAAGGAGCGAGCTTCTCTCCGATCAGCTTGAAGGTTTCACCGCAACGGAAGCAATTCACCGAAGGACTCCGGAAGGTAACATCCAATCTAGCCCAAGCGACGAGGCATTGGCAACAGAAAGGCAACAAAAAGTGGATGGCAAAAAGAAAACGGTCCGGACAGCGCCCAGCGGCGCTGTCCGGACCAGCCTAGGCGATTCGGCATCGTGGACTAGGCTTGAGCTTGTTCATCCTTGCGGAGGAACTCGAGGGCAGCCGCTTCCTCCGGCGTCAGGGGCTCGGCCGGAGGCTGTTCCTCAACCTGGGCTTCGGTCACGAGCTTCATGTTGCGGTAATGCTCGAGGCCGGTGCCCGCCGGGATGAGCCGGCCCATGATCACGTTTTCCTTGAGCCCGCGCAGGTAGTCCACCTTGCCGCTGATGGCGGCTTCGGTGAGCACGCGGGTGGTCTCCTGGAAGGAGGCCGCCGAGATGAAGGATTCTGTGGAAAGCGACGCCTTGGTGATGCCCAGGAGCAGCGGCCGGCCGACGGCGGGCTTTCCACCCTCGCTCTTGACGCGCTCGTTGTCCTCGGTGAAACGGAACTTGTCCACCTGCTCCTCCAGCAGGAATTGGGTGTCGTTGACCTCTTCGATCTTCACCCAGCGCATCATCTGCCGGACGATCACTTCGATGTGCTTGTCGTTGATGTTCACGCCCTGGAGACGATAGACCTCCTGGATGGAGTTGACCAGGTAGGCCTGGGTGAATTTCTCTCCCAGGACGGCGAGGAGGTCGTGCGGGTTGAGCGGCCCGTCCATGAGCGGCTCGCCCGCGCGCACGCGCTCGCCTTCCTGGACGTTGATGTGGACACCGCGCGGGATGGAATATTCTTTTTCCGTTCCGTTGTCGGCGGTGACGTAAACCTTGCGGTAGCCCTTGGCGACCTCGCCGTAGCGGACCACACCGTCAATCTCGCTGATGACGGCCGGGTCTTTGGGTTTGCGCGCCTCGAACAGCTCGACCACACGCGGCAAACCGCCGGTGATGTCTTTCGTCTTGGTGGTTTCGCGAGGGATCTTGGCCAGCACATCGCCGGGGTAAGCCTCGTCGCCGTCATTCACCATCAAGTGAGCGCGCGAGGGGATCAGGTATTTTCTCAGGGTGCGGCCTTTGTCGGAGCGCACGATGATTTGGGGTTGGTGCTTTTCATCGCCCGCCGGAACCTGGACGACGAGCTGCGACAAGCCGGTGACTTCATCCACCTGCTCATCGATGGTCACCCCGAGTTGCAAATCCTTGAACTGGACGATGCCACCCGACTCCGTCAGGATGGAGAAGGTGTAGGGGTCCCATTCGACCAGGGTCAGGCCAAGGGTGACCGGCTGGCCATCGACGACCTTCAGTTTCGCCCCGTAGACCACCGCATAGCGTTCCTTTTCGCGGTTCTTCTCGTCCACCACCGCGATGGAACCGGTGCGGTTCATGACCACGAGGTCGCCCTGCCTTCCCTCGACTACCGAGAGATTGACAAACTTGACGAAGCCGTTGTTCTTAGCCTCGAGCTTGGTTTGCTCGGTGATGCGGGTGGCGGTGCCGCCGATATGGAAGGTACGCATGGTGAGCTGGGTGCCGGGCTCGCCGATCGACTGGGCGGCGATGACCCCGGTGGCCTCGCCCAGCTCGACCATGCGACCGGTGGCCAGGTTGCGGCCATAGCACCGCGCGCAAACGCCGCGCCGCGACTCGCAGGTGAGCACCGAACGGATTTTGACTTCCTCGATGCCAGCCGCCTGGATGGCGTTGGCCAGCTCTTCGGTGATCTCCTGGTTGACCTCGACAATGACGTTGCCCTCATAGTCTTTGATCTTCTCGAGGGAGACGCGGCCGACGATCCGATCGCGCAACGGCTCCACCACCTCGCCCACCTCCACGATGGGGGTGACGACAATACCGTCGAGGGTGCGGCAATCAAATTCACTGATGATCACGTCCTGAGCAACGTCCACCAGCCGCCGCGTCAGGTAGCCCGAATCGGCCGTCTTGAGCGCCGTATCGGCCAAACCCTTGCGAGCGCCGTGCGTCGAAATGAAGTACTGCAGCACGGTCAGGCCCTCGCGAAAGTTGGAGGTAATCGGGGTTTCGATGATTTCACCAGAAGGCTTGGCCATCAGGCCCCGCATGCCGGAAAGCTGGCGTAACTGCTGCTTGGAGCCACGCGCGCCGGAGTCGGCCATGATGTAAATGGGGTTGATCTGGCCGCGCTTGTCGCTCTCCTCGAGTGCCTTGAACATTTCGTCGGCCACGCGTTCGGTCACGTCCGACCAGATCGCGATTACCTTGTTATAGCGTTCGCCGTTCGTGATAGCGCCGTCGAGATACTGCTGCTGGACATCCACAACCTCCTTCTCAGCCGCTTCCACCAGCGCCTGTTTGTTCGCCGGGATGAGCAGGTCGTCAATGCCGATCGAGATCCCGGCCTTGGTGGCATAGAGGAAACCCAGATCCTTGAGCTGATCGAGCAACTCGACGGTGCGCTCCAGGCCCAATTGCAAATAGCAATACTGGATGAGGTTCTGCACGCCCTTCTTCTTGAGCAAGCCGTTGATGAAGGGGAAGCCTGCCGGGAGGTGGTCGTTGAAAATCACGCGGCCAACGCTCGTGTTGATGAACTGAGACGTCTTGGTGATGGCCTCGGTGTGCATGACGTCCTGATCGTCATAGGCGGTGGTCAGGTCAATCACCGGGCCGGTATAACGCAGACGGATAGGGGTAAGAAGTTCCACCTCGCCAGAGTCAAGGGCAAGGAGCACTTCTTCCACCGCACCGAAGGCTCGACCCTCGCCCTTGGTGCCGGGCTTGGAGCGGGTGAGGTAATAGATGCCGAGGACCATGTCTTGAGAGGGCACCGCCAGCGGGCCGCCGTTGGCCGGCGAGAGGATGTTGCGCGAGCTGAGCATCAAGACGGACGCCTCCACCTGCGCTTCCGGGGAGAGCGGGATGTGCACCGCCATTTGGTCGCCATCGAAGTCGGCATTGAAGGCGGTGCAGACCAGCGGGTGAATGCGAATCGCCTTGCCTTCCACCAGCACGGGCTCAAACGCCTGGATGCCAAGCCGGTGCAAGGTCGGCGCCCGGTTCAGCAAGACCGGGTGATCCTTGATCACCTCTTCCAGGATGTCCCAAACGACCGCTTCCTGCTGCTCGACCAACTCCTTGGCCTGCTTGATGGTGGTGCAGTGGCCGGATTGCTCGAGCCGGTGATAAATGAACGGCTTGAACAATTCGAGCGCCATTTTCTTGGGCAAGCCGCACTGGTTTAGCTTCAATTCCGGACCGACCACAATGACGGAGCGACCGGAGTAGTCCACCCGCTTGCCCAGCAAGTTCTGGCGGAAACGGCCCTGCTTGCCCTTGAGCGTGTCGGAGAGCGACTTGAGGGGGCGGTTGTTGGCGCCACGCAGGACGCGGCCGCGCCGGCCGTTATCGAACAGCGCGTCCACCGCTTCCTGGAGCATGCGCTTTTCATTGCGGACAATCACGTCGGGGGCGTGCAGCTCCATCAGCTTCTTCAGGCGGTTGTTGCGGTTGATCACCCGGCGATAAAGGTCGTTCAGGTCAGAAGTGGCAAATCTGCCGCCATCGAGCGGCACCAGCGGGCGCAATTCCGGCGGCAGCACGGGAAGCACATCCAGGATCATCCACTCCGGCTTGTTGCCCGACTTGCGGAAGGACTCGACCACTTTCAGGCGCTTGGCGTATTTGATGCGCTTCTGGAGGGAGGGGTCCTTGCGCATCTTGGCGCGCAGCTCTTCGCTCAGCTCATCCACGTCCACGCGCTTCAGCAATTCCTTGATGGCCTCGGCGCCCATCCCGGCTTGAAACTTTCCGGGATATTCCTTTTGAAGCTCGCGGTACTTTTCCTCCGAGAGGGTCTCCTTCTTTTTGATTCCCGGAACCTCGCCCGGATCGACGACGACGTAGCCCTCAAAGTAGAGCACCCGTTCGAGCTCGCGCAGGGTGATGTCCAGCAGATGGCCGATGCGGCTGGGCAGGCCCTTGAAGAACCAGACGTGCGAGCAGGGCGCGGCCAGCTCGATGTGGGCGAGGCGCTCGCGGCGCACCTTGCTCAGGGTCACTTCCACGCCGCACTTGTCGCAAATTACCCCGCGATGCTTCATCCGCTTGTATTTTCCGCACAAGCATTCCCAGTCGGTCACCGGGCCAAAAATCTTGGCACAAAAAAGTCCGCCGCGCTCCGGCTTGAAGGTCCGGTAGTTGATGGTTTCCGGCTTGGTGACCTCGCCGTGCGACCACGACCGGATTTTTTCCGGCGAGGCCAAGCTAATGCGAATGGAGTCGAAATCGGCGACCAGACTGACACGATCGTAAGGACTGCTGCGATACAAGGTCTTACCCTCCTTCAGGGAACCCATCCGCCAGAGGCGGAAAGAAACTCGTTACTCTTTCTCGGCCAGTTGCTTCTGGCGCTTCATCAATTCCACGTCCAGACAAAGCGATTGCAATTCGCGAACCAGCACATTAAACGATTCGGGCACGCCCGGCTCCATGACCGGTTCGCCTTTCACGATCGCCTCGTAGATTTTGGCGCGGCCATAGACGTCGTCCGATTTGGCGGTGAGCAACTCCTGCAAGATGTGGGCAGCCCCGTAAGCTTCGAGCGCCCAGACTTCCATTTCGCCAAAGCGCTGGCCGCCGAACTGCGCCTTGCCTCCCAGGGGTTGCTGGGTGATGAGCGAATAGGGGCCGATCGAGCGGGCGTGGATCTTGTCATCCACCAGATGCGACAGCTTGAGCATGTAGATATAGCCGACGGTGATGGGCTCAGCAAAGGCCTCACCTGTCATGCCATCGTAGAGGAGCGTCTTGCCGGAATCGGGCAACCCGGCCAGCCGCAGCATCTTCTTGATTTCGCTCTCGCGCGCCCCGTCGAAGACCGGCGTCGAGAAAGGAACCCCGCCTGTCATGCCCTGCGCCAGTTCGACCATCTCGTCGTCGGTCATCTCGGCGAGCCGGTCGGCGAGCGAGCTTTCCGCAAACCATTCCTTAAGCCGCTTGCGCAGGGCTTCGGTGCGGCCTTTCTCAGAAAGCAGCGCGGCCACGGCGCGGCCCAATTCCTTGGACGCCCACCCGAGGTGCGTTTCCAGAATCTGGCCGACGTTCATGCGTGAGGGCACGCCCAGCGGATTGAGCACGATTTCGACGGCCGTACCATCGGGCAAGTAGGGCATCTCCTCTTCCGGCACAATCTTGGCGATGACGCCCTTGTTGCCGTGGCGGCCCGCCATCTTGTCGCCGACCGAGAGCTTGCGCTTCATGGCGATGTACACCTTCACCAGCTTGATGACGCCCGGCGGCAGCTCGTCGCCCTTCTTGAGCTTGCCCACCTTCTCCTCGGTGATTTTCCGCAGAACGTCAATCTGCCGCGAGGTCATTTCCTCAATCTCATCAATCTTCTCGAGGATCTCCAGGTCTTTCGATTTCATCCTCATGCGCTTGAGGTTGCGGGTATTAATTTTCTCAATGATTTCGCGGGTGAGGATGGTGCCCTTGGTCAGCAAGCGCTTGTTCGTCTTCTCATCGTGCAAGTCGGTGATCAGTTCCTGGTCGCCGAGCAGAACGGTGAGCCGCTTCAAGCGCTCGTCAGTCAAGATGCGGATTTCGTCTTCGAGGTTCTTCTCCAGCTTGGCCACCTGGGCTGCTTCAATGGCCTTATGGCGCTCGTCTTTGTCCTGGCCCTTGCGGCAAAAGATCTTGACGTCCACCACCGTGCCTTCGATGCCCGGGGGGCAAAAGAGGGAAGCGTCGCGAACGTCCCCGGCTTTTTCCCCGAAGATAGCGCGAAGTAGCTTCTCCTCCGGGGTGAGCTGGGTTTCCCCCTTGGGGGTGACCTTGCCCACCAGGATGTCGCCCGGCTTGATGTTGGCGCCGATGCGGATAACGCCGCTCTCGTCCAGGTTCCGCAAGAAGCTCTCGTTGATGTTGGGGATGTCGCGGGTGACATCTTCGGGGCCGAGCTTGGTATCGCGCGCTTCGATCTCAAACTCCTCGATGTGGAGCGAGGTGTAGTAATCCTCGCGCACCAGCTTCTCGCTGACCAGCACGGCGTCTTCAAAGTTATAGCCGCGCCAGGGCATGAAGGCGACCAGCACGTTGCGGCCCAGCGCCAGCTCGCCGCGATCAGTACACGGCCCGTCGGCCAGCACCTGCCCTTGCACCACCTTCTGTCCCTTGTGGACGAGCGGCTTCTGGTTGATGCAGGTGTTCTGGTTGGAACGCTTGAATTTGATGAGCTGGTAGATATCGGCGCCCACTTCGCGCGACAGGACTCCAGAATGATCGCCCTCGACGCGGACAATGATGCGCTCGGAATCGATGTTGTCGACAATGCCGCTGCGCTTGCAGACCACCACCGCGCCTGAGTCGCGAGCGGTCACGGCTTCCATGCCCGTGCCGACAAGCGGCGATTCCGCCCGGAGCAACGGAACCGACTGGCGCTGCATGTTCGATCCCATCAGGGCGCGGTTGGCGTCATCGTTTTCGAGGAAGGGAATCAGGCTTGCGGCAACGCTGATCAGTTGCTTGGGCGAGACGTCGATGTAGTCAATCTCTTCGCGCTGCTTGAGCACAAAATTGCCGGCCTGACGAGCGTTCACCAGCTCAGGGATGATCCGGCCGCGATCGTCGAGCGGGATATTGGCCTGGGCGATGACGTAGCGGTCCTCGTCCCATGCCGAGAGGTAGAAGCAATGCGGTTGGAATTCAATCTGGCTGCGCTTGCCCAGAACCTTGTTCAGCTCTTCGACCTTTTGCCGCTCCACAATTTCGCCGACGCGGAATTCGCTCCCGCCGGCATTCGTGACCATGACGTAGTCGATCATCCGCCCCTCGCGCACCTTGCGGTAGGGACTCTCGATGAAGCCGAACTCATTGATGCGGGCGTAGCAGGAGAGCGAGCTGATCAAGCCGATGTTCGGGCCTTCTGGAGTCTCAATCGGACAAATGCGGCCATAATGCGTGGGGTGAACGTCGCGCACCTCGAATCCGGCGCGCTCGCGGGACAGACCGCCGGGCCCCAGCGCCGAGAGACGCCGCTTGTGGGTGATCTCGGACAGCGGATTCGTCTGATCCATGAATTGACTGAGCTGCGAACTGCCAAAGAACTCCCGGATCGCCGCCATCACCGGCTTGGCGTTGACCAGGTCGTGCGGCATGGCGGTGGACATCTCCTGGAAAACGGACATCTTCTCCTTGATGGCGCGCTCCATGCGCACCAGGCCGATGCGGAACTGGTTTTCCAGCAGCTCGCCGACCGCGCGCACGCGGCGGTTTCCCAGGTGGTCGATATCGTCGGTGGTGCCGATGTTTTTGCGCAGCTTGAAAAGGTATTTGATGGCGGCGTAAAAATCGCTCGGCTCCAGGGTGCGCTTGTCGAGGGGCCTTTCCGTGCCCAGCTTGATGTTGAACTTCAGGCGACCCACCTTGGAAAAGTCGTATTTGCGCGCGTCAAAAAACATCCCATGGAAGAGAGAGGTCGCGGTCTCCAGAGTGGGCGGATCGCCCGGCCGAAGCTTCCGGTAGATTTCGACGAGCGCTTCCTGCGGCGTGCGGATGGAATCCTTCTTGAGCGTCTGGCTCAGAACCACGCCGATATCGTCCCGCTCCGGGAAGAAGACGTCCACTTCAGGAATGGCGGCATCCAGGAGGGTGGCGAGTTTGTCGCCGTCCAGTTCCAGGTTGGACTCAATCAGCACTTCGCCGGTCTGGCGGTTAATGATGTCCGCCACCGTGAACGCGCCTTGCAAATCGACCGGGGTGACTTCCACCCGCTGGACGTGGGCCTTGAGCAATTCTTTGTAAAGCTGCGGGGTGATGCGCTTGTGGGCGTGGACAAGCAGCTCGCCGGTGCGCGGATGCTTGATGTCATGCGCCAGCTTCTGGCCGACCAGGCCCTCAGAAAGGTTCCAGTAGAACTTGCGGCCTTCCATGGTGATGCGCTCCACCTGATAGAAGGCTCGCAGAATTTCCTCGTTCGACTTGAGTCCGAGCGCCCGCAGGAAGACGGTGCCCACAAACTTTCGCTTGCGATCGATGCGGACGTAGAGCAGGTTCTTGTTGTCGTACTCAAATTCCACCCACGAGCCGCGATAGGGGATCATCTTGCCCAGGAAATAAGTCTTCTTGTTGGCCGAGTCGTAGAAGACCCCCGGAGAGCGATGAAGCTGGCTGACAATGACTCGCTCGGTGCCGTTGATGATGAACGTGCCGTTATCGGTCATCAGCGGGATTTCGCCGAAGAAGACCTCCTGCTCTTTGATGTCGCGGATGGTTTTGGCGCCGGTGTCGGGGTCTTTTTCGTAGATCGTCAATCGGATAGTGACCTTCAAGGGCGCGGAATAGGTCATGCTGCGCTCCTGGCACTCGTTGACGTCGTATTTCAACTGCAACCCGACCGGGTCGCCGCACTTGTTGCAAAAGGTGACGACGTTCTTGTTGAAGGTGCCGCACTTCGAGCAAAGGACGTCGCCGGTGCGATAGGGGTTGGTGATGACCGTCGCGCCGCAATTTCGGCAGGTGGCGCGCAGGTGATGCAGCCCCTTCAGGTTGCCGCACTTGCATTCCCAGTTGCCAATGGCATAGTCCACAAAGTCGAGCTGAGACAGCCCGCGGAAATCCTGGATGGGAAACACCGAGCTGAAGACCGACTGCAAGCCGGTGTCTTCGCGCTCGTTCGGCAAAAACTCCATTTGCAGGAAACGCTGGTAGGACTTTTTCTGGACTTCGATCAGGTTCGGAATCTGGATCGTCGTTTGGATTTTCGAAAAATCGATCCGTTCGCGTTCCCTGTGCTGGTTCTTTAGGTCCGCCATGCCGACTACCTCACTTTCGGATCAAAACGTTTCGGAAAAAAAGCCTCGCCTTGCGCACGGAAACACCGATCCGCCCGAGGCGGCTCCGGCGCAAGCCAAAAAAGTTCAGAAGGCGTCTCCCTTGGAAGCAGGCCTCGTCCGCCGGGCAGGGCACACCAGAGCCTCCCCGACGGAATCGGGACGATAAAGCTTCGGGATGGAACTCCAGCCGTTTGCAACCGAGCTTCTTACTTAATCTCGACCTTTGCGCCGACGTCCTCGAACTTCTTCTTGATGGCTGCCGCTTCGTCTTTGTTAATGCCCTCTTTGACCGGCTTGGGCGCGCCTTCCACGAGATCCTTGGCCTCTTTAAGGCCCAGGCTGGTGACTTCGCGGACCGCCTTGATCACGTTGATCTTGTTCGGGCCTACTTCGGAAAGTACGACTGAGAATTCGGTCTGCTCTTCCGCGGGAGCAGCCGCTGCGCCAGCAGCCGCGCCGGTCAAGACCACCGGGGCAGCGGCGGCTGCCGACACCCCAAGATCCTCCTCCAGTCCTTTGACCAATTCCGCTGCCTCGAGCAGGGTCAGGCCCTTGATCTCGTCGCGCAGCTTGTTCACTTTGTCTGCCATTGCGATTGCATCCTCCTTCTGAATTCTCAAGAGCTCTTGGTCGTTCGGCCCCGATTTTTTCGGGGCTGGCCTACGGGTTTCGGACTCCCTATCGCACCGGGCTAGCCGGCAAATTTCTTTTCTTCCACCGCCTGCTTAACGACCACTGCCAGATTGCGACTCACCCCCTGAAGGGCACCCGCCAGCCGCCGGGCCGGCGAGCTGATCAGGTAGAGCAGCTTGGCCATCAACTCTTCCCGGCTGGGCAGGGTCGCCAGTTGCTGAATCTCCTGGAGCGAGACCACACGACCTTCGATCAAGCCTGCCTTAAAAGAAAAAGCCGGGTTATCCCTGGCATACTTCGTCAACGCCTTCGCCAGTTGCACCGCGTCGGCCTGCGTGTAGGCAATCGAATTGGTGCCGGTCAGGCCTTTCAGCAAATCCGCCGCGGCTGTTCCCCTGGCAGCGCGCTCGACGAGCGTGTTTTTCACGACGCGGTATCTCCCGCCAACCTTTTCAATGGCTCGCCGCAGGTCGTTGTCCTGCGAAACCTTCAGCCCCTGGAAAGAAGACAGGATCAAGCTCGAGGTCTGCAGCAGTTCGGCATTGAGCTTCTCCACTTCGGTTTTCTTTTCTGCCCGTTTCTTGACCACGTCTCTCTTCCTTGTCCCGCTTGTCGATGAGCCCCGCGTCGGCAACGCTCGGGCGGGCCGCCGGGCTTTTTCGAGCACCCAGCTAGGCCGCAGAGGTTGCGGCGGCCTCCGCAATGGCCAGGTCAATCGGAATCCCCGGGCCCATCGTGGAAGTGAGCGTGATCCGTTTCACATAGCGGCCTTTGGCCGCCGACGGCTTCGCTTTCACCACCGCCGCAATCAACGTCTGCGCGTTCTCCGCCAATTGGTTGGCCGCAAAAGACAGCTTGCCGACCGGAGCATGGATAATGCCCGCCTTGTCCACGCGGAACTCGACCTTGCCGGCTTTGATTTCCTTCACCGCCTTGGCCACTTCAAACGTGACGGTTCCCGTTTTGGGATTTGGCATCAGCCCGCGCGGGCCAAGCACCTTGCCGAGACGGCCCACCGCCTTCATCATGTCCGGGGTGGCGATGACCGCTTCGTATTCCGTCCAGCCTTCCTGGATCTTCTGGACCATCTCTTCGCCACCAACGTGGTCGGCGCCAGCCTGCTCGGCTTCATGGACCTTTTCGCCGGAAGCAATGACTAGCACGCGCTTGGATTTTCCCAGGCCGTGCGGCAGGACAACGGTGCCGCGCACCATTTGGTCGGCGTGCTTTGGGTCCACGTTCAGGTTCATCACCAGGTCCACCGACTCATCGAACTTGACGTACTTGACCTTCTGGAGCAGCTCGGTGGCTTCCAGGAGTGGATAGGGCCGGGCCTCCACCTGCTTTTTGGCGCTCAAGAATTTCTTTCCGGCGTGAGGCATTTTACGATCTCCGCGTTTGTTTCCGGTCGCGCAACCGAAGGCGACATGCATCGGCATGCATGCCCTCGCCGTCGCATACGATCCCAGGAACGGCTTGGCTACTCCACCACCTCGATGCCCATGTTCCGGGCGGTGCCCTTGATCATGGAGACGGCCGCCTCCAGCCTGGTGGCATTCAGATCCGCCATCTTCAGCTTGGCGATCCCCTCTACCTGCTTGAGCGTGACCGTGCCCACTTTGGTCTTGTTCGGCTCGCCCGAGCCCTTGGCGATATTGGCGGCGCGCTTGAGCAACACCGACGCCGGCGGGGTCTTGGTGATGAACGTAAACGACCGATCGCTATAGATTGTCACGACCGCCGGAATGATCAATCCCTCTTGATCTCTTGCCGAGGTCCTGGCATTGAACTGCTTGCAAAACTCCATGATGTTGATGCCGTGCTGCCCGAGAGCGGGTCCCACGGGGGGAGCCGGAGTGGCCTTCCCGGCAGCAACCTGCACGCGCACCTGAGCTACCATTTTCTTCGCCATGTCTTAAGTCTCTATCGAGCGAAACCCTTCCGGATCCCGACTAAAGAATCTTCTCCACTTGCAAGAAATCGAGTTCCACCGGGGTTGCCCGGCCGAAAATCGTAACCATCACCTTGAGCGTGTTGCGTTCGGGATTGACCTCTTCCACCGCTCCATTGAAATTGGTGAAGGGTCCGTCAGTGATCTTGACCTGCTCGTTGCGCTCAAAGGACAGCCGCGGCTTCGGCTTGTCGGCAGCCGTCGTCACCCGATGCAAGATCTGGTTCACTTCCTCTTCGCTGAGCGGCGTGGGCGTCTGGCCCGTCCCGACGAACCCGGTCACGCGCGGGGTGTTGCGCACCACATGCCAGGTGTAATCGTCCATTTCCATCTCGACCAGCACGTAGCCGGGATAGAACATCTTGCTGGCCTCAACCTTTTTCCCGCCCCGGATCTCGACAACCTTCTCGATGGGGATCATGACATCGCCGATCTTGTCTTCGAGCGCAAAGGCCTGGATCCGGCCTTTGAGCGAATCGGCCACTTTCCTCTCAAATCCCGAGTAGGTATGAACGATGTACCACTGTTTCGGCATCGCGTCCCTTTACGGCTTGAATTTCTCAAAAATAAACTGGACTGCGCGCTGCACCCCGTTGTCCACCAGCCAGAAGTAGAGTCCGAAGAAGAAGACCGTCACGATGACGACGAGGGTGGTGGCACGCACGTCGTTCCAACTCGGCCAGGTCACGTGGCGCAACTCCATCCGCACATCGTGGAAGAATTCGCGCACTCGCCCCAGCCCGGCCTTGGGCTTTTCCACCCAGCCGGACAACGCCCCCGCTGCATTCGACATATCTTTCACCTTCGTGTCGGCCATCGCTTGGTTTCCCGCCGCCTTTCCCCTTCCCCCACGGCCTATCCCCAGGCGTCGGGATTGGCAGGGGAGGAGGGATTCGAACCCCCACATCCGGTTTTGGAGACCGGCGGTCTACCGTTGAACCTACTCCCCTTTGCCCCGAAAC comes from the Candidatus Acidiferrales bacterium genome and includes:
- the rpoB gene encoding DNA-directed RNA polymerase subunit beta, with the translated sequence MADLKNQHRERERIDFSKIQTTIQIPNLIEVQKKSYQRFLQMEFLPNEREDTGLQSVFSSVFPIQDFRGLSQLDFVDYAIGNWECKCGNLKGLHHLRATCRNCGATVITNPYRTGDVLCSKCGTFNKNVVTFCNKCGDPVGLQLKYDVNECQERSMTYSAPLKVTIRLTIYEKDPDTGAKTIRDIKEQEVFFGEIPLMTDNGTFIINGTERVIVSQLHRSPGVFYDSANKKTYFLGKMIPYRGSWVEFEYDNKNLLYVRIDRKRKFVGTVFLRALGLKSNEEILRAFYQVERITMEGRKFYWNLSEGLVGQKLAHDIKHPRTGELLVHAHKRITPQLYKELLKAHVQRVEVTPVDLQGAFTVADIINRQTGEVLIESNLELDGDKLATLLDAAIPEVDVFFPERDDIGVVLSQTLKKDSIRTPQEALVEIYRKLRPGDPPTLETATSLFHGMFFDARKYDFSKVGRLKFNIKLGTERPLDKRTLEPSDFYAAIKYLFKLRKNIGTTDDIDHLGNRRVRAVGELLENQFRIGLVRMERAIKEKMSVFQEMSTAMPHDLVNAKPVMAAIREFFGSSQLSQFMDQTNPLSEITHKRRLSALGPGGLSRERAGFEVRDVHPTHYGRICPIETPEGPNIGLISSLSCYARINEFGFIESPYRKVREGRMIDYVMVTNAGGSEFRVGEIVERQKVEELNKVLGKRSQIEFQPHCFYLSAWDEDRYVIAQANIPLDDRGRIIPELVNARQAGNFVLKQREEIDYIDVSPKQLISVAASLIPFLENDDANRALMGSNMQRQSVPLLRAESPLVGTGMEAVTARDSGAVVVCKRSGIVDNIDSERIIVRVEGDHSGVLSREVGADIYQLIKFKRSNQNTCINQKPLVHKGQKVVQGQVLADGPCTDRGELALGRNVLVAFMPWRGYNFEDAVLVSEKLVREDYYTSLHIEEFEIEARDTKLGPEDVTRDIPNINESFLRNLDESGVIRIGANIKPGDILVGKVTPKGETQLTPEEKLLRAIFGEKAGDVRDASLFCPPGIEGTVVDVKIFCRKGQDKDERHKAIEAAQVAKLEKNLEDEIRILTDERLKRLTVLLGDQELITDLHDEKTNKRLLTKGTILTREIIEKINTRNLKRMRMKSKDLEILEKIDEIEEMTSRQIDVLRKITEEKVGKLKKGDELPPGVIKLVKVYIAMKRKLSVGDKMAGRHGNKGVIAKIVPEEEMPYLPDGTAVEIVLNPLGVPSRMNVGQILETHLGWASKELGRAVAALLSEKGRTEALRKRLKEWFAESSLADRLAEMTDDEMVELAQGMTGGVPFSTPVFDGARESEIKKMLRLAGLPDSGKTLLYDGMTGEAFAEPITVGYIYMLKLSHLVDDKIHARSIGPYSLITQQPLGGKAQFGGQRFGEMEVWALEAYGAAHILQELLTAKSDDVYGRAKIYEAIVKGEPVMEPGVPESFNVLVRELQSLCLDVELMKRQKQLAEKE
- the rpoC gene encoding DNA-directed RNA polymerase subunit beta', whose protein sequence is MYRSSPYDRVSLVADFDSIRISLASPEKIRSWSHGEVTKPETINYRTFKPERGGLFCAKIFGPVTDWECLCGKYKRMKHRGVICDKCGVEVTLSKVRRERLAHIELAAPCSHVWFFKGLPSRIGHLLDITLRELERVLYFEGYVVVDPGEVPGIKKKETLSEEKYRELQKEYPGKFQAGMGAEAIKELLKRVDVDELSEELRAKMRKDPSLQKRIKYAKRLKVVESFRKSGNKPEWMILDVLPVLPPELRPLVPLDGGRFATSDLNDLYRRVINRNNRLKKLMELHAPDVIVRNEKRMLQEAVDALFDNGRRGRVLRGANNRPLKSLSDTLKGKQGRFRQNLLGKRVDYSGRSVIVVGPELKLNQCGLPKKMALELFKPFIYHRLEQSGHCTTIKQAKELVEQQEAVVWDILEEVIKDHPVLLNRAPTLHRLGIQAFEPVLVEGKAIRIHPLVCTAFNADFDGDQMAVHIPLSPEAQVEASVLMLSSRNILSPANGGPLAVPSQDMVLGIYYLTRSKPGTKGEGRAFGAVEEVLLALDSGEVELLTPIRLRYTGPVIDLTTAYDDQDVMHTEAITKTSQFINTSVGRVIFNDHLPAGFPFINGLLKKKGVQNLIQYCYLQLGLERTVELLDQLKDLGFLYATKAGISIGIDDLLIPANKQALVEAAEKEVVDVQQQYLDGAITNGERYNKVIAIWSDVTERVADEMFKALEESDKRGQINPIYIMADSGARGSKQQLRQLSGMRGLMAKPSGEIIETPITSNFREGLTVLQYFISTHGARKGLADTALKTADSGYLTRRLVDVAQDVIISEFDCRTLDGIVVTPIVEVGEVVEPLRDRIVGRVSLEKIKDYEGNVIVEVNQEITEELANAIQAAGIEEVKIRSVLTCESRRGVCARCYGRNLATGRMVELGEATGVIAAQSIGEPGTQLTMRTFHIGGTATRITEQTKLEAKNNGFVKFVNLSVVEGRQGDLVVMNRTGSIAVVDEKNREKERYAVVYGAKLKVVDGQPVTLGLTLVEWDPYTFSILTESGGIVQFKDLQLGVTIDEQVDEVTGLSQLVVQVPAGDEKHQPQIIVRSDKGRTLRKYLIPSRAHLMVNDGDEAYPGDVLAKIPRETTKTKDITGGLPRVVELFEARKPKDPAVISEIDGVVRYGEVAKGYRKVYVTADNGTEKEYSIPRGVHINVQEGERVRAGEPLMDGPLNPHDLLAVLGEKFTQAYLVNSIQEVYRLQGVNINDKHIEVIVRQMMRWVKIEEVNDTQFLLEEQVDKFRFTEDNERVKSEGGKPAVGRPLLLGITKASLSTESFISAASFQETTRVLTEAAISGKVDYLRGLKENVIMGRLIPAGTGLEHYRNMKLVTEAQVEEQPPAEPLTPEEAAALEFLRKDEQAQA